The DNA segment CAGGTCGGCGAGGACCTTCTTCTTCGACTTCGCGTCGGCCTTCGCCCGCGACCGCTGGTCGGCCATGAGGGCGTCGAAGGCCTTCCGGTCGACCGCGAGCCCGGCCTCGTCGGCCATCTCGAGCGTGAGTTCGATCGGGAACCCGTAGGTGTCGTGGAGCAGGAACGCCGTGTCGCCCGCGAGACGGTCGGAGCCGTCGGCCCTGGTCTTCGCGACCGCGCTGTCGAGGATGCCGGTGCCCGCCTCGAGCGTGCGCAGGAAGGTCGCCTCCTCGCCGAGCGCGAGCTGCTCGATCTGGGCGTATCCGGCCTCGACCTCGGGGTACGCGGCCTTCATCGCGTCGCGCGACGCGGCGAACAGCTCGCGGAACGTGGGGCCCTCGACGCCCAGCAGGCGCATCGCCCGGATGGAGCGTCGGAGCAGGCGTCGGAGGATGTAGCCGCGGCCCTCGTTCGACGGGGTCACGCCGTCGCTCATGAGCATGAGCGAGGATCGGATGTGGTCGGCGATGACGCGCATCCGCACGTCGTCCTCGTGGTCGGCGCCGTAGCGTCGCCCGGACAGCCGCGCTGCGGCGTCGAGCACCGGCCGCACCTGGTCGATCTCGTACATGTTGTCGACGCCCTGCTTGAGGAACGCCACCCGCTCGAGGCCCATGCCGGTGTCGATGTTCTTCTTCGGCAGTTCCTTCACGATCGTGAAGTCGACCTTCGACCTCACATCGGCGATGAGGTACTGCATGAACACGAGGTTCCAGATCTCGACGTAGCGGTCGTCATCGGTCGCGGGACCGCCGTCGATCCCGTACTCGGGACCCCGGTCGAAGAAGATCTCGGAGCACGGACCGGCCGGACCGGGCTGGCCGGTGTGCCAGAAATTCGTGTCCTTGCCGAGCCCCTGGATGCGCTCGTCGGGCAGGCCCGCGACGCGGCGCCAGATCTCGCGTGCCTCGTCGTCGTCCTCGTAGACGGTGACCCAGAGGTCGTCGGGATCGAATCCGTAGCCGCCCTCGGCCTCGGGCGTCGTCAGGAGCTCCCACGCGAACGCGATCGCACCGTCCTTGAAGTAGTCGCCGAAGGAGAAGTTGCCGTTCATCTGGAAGAACGTGCCGTGGCGAGGGGTCTTGCCGACCTCTTCGATGTCGTTGGTCCGGATGCACTTCTGCACGCTCGTCGCGCGCGAGTACGGAGCGGGGACCACGCCGGTCAGGTACGGAACGAACGGCACCATGCCCGCGACCGTGAACAGCAGCGACGGGTCGTCGGACACGAGCGAGGCCGACGGCACGACCGTGTGGCCGCGAGCGGCGAAGTAGTCGAGCCAACGCTGGCGGATCTCGGCAGTCTGCATGGTTCCGTTCTGGTTCTCGGGAATGGTGGAGCGCCGCCGAGGCGGCGGACATCGCGTTCTGGACGGTTACCGGTCTTCGGAGGCGCGCAGTTCGGCCTCTCGGGCGTGGTAGCCGTCGGCCACGGCACGGCCGAAGGCTCGCGCCTTGGCATCGACGCCGGCGAAGAACTCGCGGCCCTGCGTCGTGCGGTTGACCTGGTGCGCGACCGCGAACCCGGCTGCGACGCCGACGGTGAACCACAGGATGCTCTTCACGTCTCACTCCTCGATGGGTCGTGCTCGCGCGGTGCGGTGCGCACGCGTCCACTCAGTCTAGGGCGTGAGACGGATGCCGCGACGAGACGACGAACGGGGCCGCGGCGAACCGCGACCCCGTTCGGGAGAGCCCGTGCTGCTAGCGAGCCGCGTAGTACTCGACGACGAGCTGCACGTCACAGGTGACGGGCACCTCGGCGCGCTTCGGACGACGCACGAGCGTGGCGTGGAGCTTGTCGAGCTCGACCTCGAGGTAGCCCGGGGTCTTGGGGAGCACGTCGACGTGGCCGCCGGCCGCAGCGACCTGGAAGGGCTCGGTGCCCTCGGAGCGCTGCTTGACGCCGATGACCTGGCCGGCCTTCACGCGGAACGACGGACGGTCGACGAGCTTGCCGTCGACGGTGATGTGGCGGTGCACGACGAACTGGCGGGCCTGCGAGATGGTGCGGGCGAAGCCGGCGCGGAGCACGAGCGCGTCGAGGCGCATCTCGAGCAGCTCGACCAGGTTCTCACCGGTCAGGCCGTCGGTGCGGCGGGCCTCGTTGAACGCGATGCGCAGCTGCTTCTCGCGGATGCCGTACTGCGCGCGCAGGCGCTGCTTCTCGCGGAGACGGACCGCGTAGTCGGAGTCCTGCTTGCGCTTGGTGCGGCCGTGCTCGCCGGGAGCGTACGGACGCTTCTCCATGTACTTGGCGGCCTTCGGGGTGAGGGCGACGCCGAGCGCGCGGGAGAGGCGGGTCTTGCTTCGAGACTGGTTGGTCACGATGTCCTTTCGGAGGATTCTCAAACGGTGTGGTTCCGGGCGCGTGCAGCGCCGGAAAGACGATGTTCAGAGGGGTTCGCCACGGGGCGACCGGCTACAGGTCGCATCCCTTCGCCGTGGAGACCGCGCAGCCGCACGCGAGAATCCAGCTTCAGGCCAGCGACAATCCTAGCATGTGGCGCGGTCAGCCCCGTTCGCCGCGCACGATCCTGCGGAGCTTCGCGAGCCGCGAGCCGACGTCGCGTTCGTTGCCGTGCTCGGTGGGCGTGTAGTAGACGGCGCCGCGCAGCGGATCCGGCAGGTACTGCTGGCCCACGACGCCGATCGGATCGTCGTGGGGATAGACGTACCCCTTGCCGTGGCCGAGTCGCTTCGCGCCGGGATAGTGGGCATCGCGCAGGTGCTTCGGCACGCGCCCCGCCCGCCCGGCACGGACATCCGCCAGCGCCGCGTCGATGCCGAGGTAGGCGGCGTTCGACTTCGGCGCCGTCGCCAGGTGCACGACCGCCTGCGCGAGCGGGATCCGGCCCTCGGGCATGCCGATGAACTGCACCGCATCCGCGGCCGCGACGGCGACGCCGAGCGCGGTCGGGTCCGCCATCCCGATGTCCTCCGAGGCGAGGACGATGATCCGCCGGGCGATGAACCGCGGATCCTCCCCCGCCTCGATCATGCGTGCGAGGTAGTGCAGCGCCGCATCGACGTCGCTGCCGCGGACCGACTTGATGAACGCCGAGATCACGTCGTAGTGCTCGTCGCCGTCGCGGTCGTATCGCAGGAGCGCCCGGTCGACCGCGCGGGCGACGACCTCCGGCGTGACGACCGGCGCGGGCGCGGCATCCGCCCCACCGGCATCTGCCGCCTCGCTCAGCGCGGAGGTCGACGCCGCTTCGAGCGCCGTGAGCGCCCGCCTGGCGTCGCCCGAGGCGAGGCGCACGATGGCAGCCCGGGCCTCGGGGGCCAGCTCGACGCGGCCGCCGAGGCCGCGCGGGTCGTCGACCGCGCGGTCGACGAGCATCGCGAGGTCGTCGTCGTCGAGCGTCTCGAGCGTCAGCAGGAGCGAGCGCGACAGCAGCGGCGAGATGACCGAGAACGACGGGTTCTCGGTCGTCGCGGCCACGAGGATCACCCAGCCGTTCTCGACGCCCGGGAGCAGCGCATCCTGTTGGGCCTTCGTGAAGCGGTGGATCTCGTCGAGGAAGAGGACCGTCGAGACGCCGTAGAGGTCGCGATCGGCCCGCGCCGCCTCCATGACCTGGCGGACGTCGCGAACGCCGGCGGTCACGGCCGAGAGCTCGACGAACCTGCGGCCGGAGGATCGGGCGATCGCCTGGGCGAGCGTCGTCTTGCCCGTGCCCGGCGGCCCCCACAGGATGACCGAGACCGCACCCGACTCACCCGTGCGATCGGCGGCGAGTGCGACCAGCGGCGACCCCGGCCCGAGGAGGTGCCGCTGCCCCGCGACCTCGTCGAGGCTCCGCGGACGCATCCGGACCGCAAGCGGGGTCGCGCCGGCGCGCAGTCCCGCAGCCGTGTCCACCATGACGACCAGCGTAATCGGGCCGGCCGACACGCCCGCCGCCGGCAGTCGGGCAGGATTGGCTCGGGCGGTCCCGGGTTGCGTAGGCTCTCCCAGCAGGATCCCCCGAAGGAGCAGCGTGGCATCGAACGACCGTCAGGCGCGCGAGGAGCGCTCGCGCCTGCGCACCTACCAGGCCCGACAGGAAGTGCACCGCCGCGCCGAGCGCCGCCGCACTCGCGACAACATCGTCGCCGGCGTCGTGCTCGTCGTCGTCCTCGCGCTCGCCACCGGCGCCCAGCTCGTCTACTTCGACGGCGGGCCGGGCACTCCCGAGCCCGTCCCGACCGCGACCCCGACGCCGACCCCGGAGGCAGAGGCACCCTCACCCGAGCTTGCGGAGGACCGCGCCTGGGTCGGCGCCCTGACGCTGAACGACACGGTGCTCTCGCTCGAGCTCGACGGGCAGGCCGCACCGCAGGCCGTGGCCAGCACGGTCACGCTCGCGCAGGAGGGCTTCTACGACGGCGTCGCATGCCACCGCCTGACCACCGAGGGGATCTTCGTCCTGCAGTGCGGCGATCCGAACGGGGACGGCAGCGGCGGGCCCGGATACTCGTACGGCCCGATCGAGAACGCGCCGGCCGACGACGTCTACCCGGCGGGCACCATCGCCATGGCCCGGCAGCTCGGTGCCCCCGAGAGCCAGGGCAGCCAGTTCTTCATCGTCTACGAGGACTCGACCATCCCGTCGGATGCCGCCGGGGGCTACACCGTCATCGGTCGGGTCACCTCCGGCCTGGAGGACCTGCGCTCGACGATCACCGACCAGGGCGCCGCCGACGGCGCCCCCGACGGCGCTCCCGTGCGCCCCGTGAGCATCACGGAGTTCATCGTCGAGTGAGGCCGTGCGCCCCGGATCCGGCGCACGCGTCGGCGACACGCGGGTGCAATAGGCTTGATGCCGTCCAACCGCCGCGCCTGCGGCAGCCGATCGATGACAGGGTGATTCCGTGACCGATTCAGCACAGCAACCGTGGGGCCGCGTCGACGAGACGGGCACCGTCTTCGTGCGGACCAGCGAGGGCGAGCGCGAAGTCGGGCAGTACCCCGACGCGACGCCTGAAGAGGCCCTGGCCTACTTCGAGCGCAAGTACGCCGACCTCGCCGGTGCGGTCGGCCTGCTCGAGCAGCGAGTTCGGCGAGGCGCTCCCGCAGCGGATGTCGCGAAGGCGGTCTCCACGCTGCAGGCGACGGTTGCCGATGCCCATGCCGTCGGCGACCTCGAGTCGCTCTCCCGCCGCCTCGAGGCGCTGTCGGGCACGACGCAGGAGCTGACCGCCCAGCAGCAGGCCGAGGCGAAGGAGGCGCTCGCGGGCGCCATCGCCGAGCGCACGCGCATCGTCGAAGAGGCCGAGGCCCTGGCGGCCCAGGACCCGGCGAAGACGCAGTGGAAGCAGACCTCAGCCGCGCTCGACGCCCTGTTCGCTGCGTGGCAGAAGCACCAGCAGGAGGGCCCCCGCCTGCCGAAGGGCGAGGCGAACGAACTCTGGAAGCGGTTCCGC comes from the Agromyces marinus genome and includes:
- the alaS gene encoding alanine--tRNA ligase codes for the protein MQTAEIRQRWLDYFAARGHTVVPSASLVSDDPSLLFTVAGMVPFVPYLTGVVPAPYSRATSVQKCIRTNDIEEVGKTPRHGTFFQMNGNFSFGDYFKDGAIAFAWELLTTPEAEGGYGFDPDDLWVTVYEDDDEAREIWRRVAGLPDERIQGLGKDTNFWHTGQPGPAGPCSEIFFDRGPEYGIDGGPATDDDRYVEIWNLVFMQYLIADVRSKVDFTIVKELPKKNIDTGMGLERVAFLKQGVDNMYEIDQVRPVLDAAARLSGRRYGADHEDDVRMRVIADHIRSSLMLMSDGVTPSNEGRGYILRRLLRRSIRAMRLLGVEGPTFRELFAASRDAMKAAYPEVEAGYAQIEQLALGEEATFLRTLEAGTGILDSAVAKTRADGSDRLAGDTAFLLHDTYGFPIELTLEMADEAGLAVDRKAFDALMADQRSRAKADAKSKKKVLADLSVYSEFRAHGETVFTGYTDLLTDSRVLGILVDGRPAASAIAGRTAEVILAETSLYAESGGQAPDRGRIVGDGFELEVLDVQKPVKGLISHTVKVTSGEVGVGMPATSIVDEDYRRGATQAHSGTHLVHAALRQVLGPQAHQSGSFNKAGYLRLDYGWNQPLSPETRSEIEDVANGAVRENLEVVTREMPIDEAKALGAMALFGEKYGDVVRVVDIGGPWSRELCAGTHVARSAEVGMINIVGESSVGASNRRVESLVGQDAFRRFAAERALVQELTGTLKTRPELLVDRIGDLVSSLKAAEKKIAAYEAKALNDRVPDLAGRAERVGDLLVVAEATGVLGSGDELRSLASAIRARLGDAASVVALVGEVGGKPLAIAATSPAAREAGANAGTIAKAMASALGGGGGGKPDLAQGGGTDLSAIPAALQAARAATGA
- the rpsD gene encoding 30S ribosomal protein S4 gives rise to the protein MTNQSRSKTRLSRALGVALTPKAAKYMEKRPYAPGEHGRTKRKQDSDYAVRLREKQRLRAQYGIREKQLRIAFNEARRTDGLTGENLVELLEMRLDALVLRAGFARTISQARQFVVHRHITVDGKLVDRPSFRVKAGQVIGVKQRSEGTEPFQVAAAGGHVDVLPKTPGYLEVELDKLHATLVRRPKRAEVPVTCDVQLVVEYYAAR
- a CDS encoding replication-associated recombination protein A, with translation MVDTAAGLRAGATPLAVRMRPRSLDEVAGQRHLLGPGSPLVALAADRTGESGAVSVILWGPPGTGKTTLAQAIARSSGRRFVELSAVTAGVRDVRQVMEAARADRDLYGVSTVLFLDEIHRFTKAQQDALLPGVENGWVILVAATTENPSFSVISPLLSRSLLLTLETLDDDDLAMLVDRAVDDPRGLGGRVELAPEARAAIVRLASGDARRALTALEAASTSALSEAADAGGADAAPAPVVTPEVVARAVDRALLRYDRDGDEHYDVISAFIKSVRGSDVDAALHYLARMIEAGEDPRFIARRIIVLASEDIGMADPTALGVAVAAADAVQFIGMPEGRIPLAQAVVHLATAPKSNAAYLGIDAALADVRAGRAGRVPKHLRDAHYPGAKRLGHGKGYVYPHDDPIGVVGQQYLPDPLRGAVYYTPTEHGNERDVGSRLAKLRRIVRGERG
- a CDS encoding peptidylprolyl isomerase, which gives rise to MASNDRQAREERSRLRTYQARQEVHRRAERRRTRDNIVAGVVLVVVLALATGAQLVYFDGGPGTPEPVPTATPTPTPEAEAPSPELAEDRAWVGALTLNDTVLSLELDGQAAPQAVASTVTLAQEGFYDGVACHRLTTEGIFVLQCGDPNGDGSGGPGYSYGPIENAPADDVYPAGTIAMARQLGAPESQGSQFFIVYEDSTIPSDAAGGYTVIGRVTSGLEDLRSTITDQGAADGAPDGAPVRPVSITEFIVE